One Thermus sp. CCB_US3_UF1 DNA window includes the following coding sequences:
- a CDS encoding SDR family NAD(P)-dependent oxidoreductase: protein MRKTLILTGASRGIGKALALELAKAGYDLVLNARSEAPLRAVLEEVRALGAKAEAVAGSAGKAEVAQALVERAQALGPLEGFIHNAGVLHPGPLLYELAEPLFLEVLEANLLAGYQLARFAYPLLRQRGEGVAVFVGSGAAESNLPGIGAYAVAKAAEEHLARQLAAEVPEVACFIYRPGVVETGMQQAAREAQGSAAPVLHRVFRGYKEEGRLLTPEAAAKALVRLLPRARQFHGKIATWREA from the coding sequence ATGAGGAAAACCCTGATCCTCACCGGGGCCAGCCGGGGCATCGGCAAGGCCTTGGCCCTGGAACTGGCCAAGGCAGGCTACGACCTGGTGCTGAACGCCCGCTCGGAAGCCCCCCTGCGGGCCGTGCTGGAGGAGGTGCGGGCCCTAGGGGCCAAGGCCGAGGCCGTGGCGGGTAGCGCCGGCAAGGCCGAGGTGGCCCAGGCCCTGGTGGAGCGGGCCCAAGCCCTGGGCCCCCTGGAGGGCTTCATCCACAACGCCGGGGTCCTCCACCCCGGCCCCCTCCTCTACGAGCTGGCCGAGCCCCTCTTCCTGGAGGTGCTGGAGGCCAACCTCCTGGCGGGGTACCAGCTTGCCCGCTTCGCCTACCCTCTCCTGCGGCAGAGGGGGGAGGGGGTGGCGGTCTTCGTGGGCTCGGGGGCGGCGGAGAGCAACCTCCCCGGCATCGGGGCCTACGCGGTGGCCAAGGCCGCCGAGGAGCACCTGGCCCGGCAGCTGGCCGCGGAGGTGCCCGAGGTGGCCTGTTTTATTTACCGCCCGGGGGTGGTGGAAACCGGCATGCAGCAGGCGGCCCGGGAGGCCCAGGGGAGCGCCGCCCCTGTGCTGCACCGGGTCTTCCGCGGCTACAAGGAGGAAGGCCGCCTCCTCACCCCGGAGGCGGCGGCCAAGGCCCTGGTGCGCCTTCTGCCCCGGGCCCGTCAGTTCCACGGCAAAATCGCCACCTGGAGGGAGGCATGA
- a CDS encoding helix-turn-helix domain-containing protein gives MALTRNARKVLKVLARRGAPEVLLALSRGASRFSDLESSLLLSPRTLAERLREFHLLGLVDRRAFPEVPPRVEYTLTPRGRRVLDFLHGLEEVLDMAQEEVR, from the coding sequence ATGGCCCTAACCCGCAACGCCCGAAAGGTCCTCAAGGTTCTGGCCCGGCGGGGGGCTCCGGAGGTCCTCTTGGCCTTAAGCCGGGGGGCTTCCCGCTTCTCCGACCTGGAGAGCTCCCTCCTCCTCTCCCCCCGCACCCTGGCCGAACGCCTGCGGGAGTTTCACCTTCTGGGTCTGGTGGACCGCAGGGCCTTCCCGGAGGTGCCGCCTCGGGTAGAATACACCCTGACCCCGCGGGGCAGGCGGGTTTTGGATTTCTTGCACGGATTGGAAGAGGTGTTGGATATGGCCCAGGAGGAGGTACGGTGA
- the ilvD gene encoding dihydroxy-acid dehydratase, with protein sequence MRSDRIKEGLKQAPARAMLRAVGVGDEDFRKPFVGVVNTFTDGMPCNLHLRQLALDLKAGLKEAGLFPFEFGAPAISDGISMGTPGMRASLVSREVIADSVELIAQGYLYDGMVALSACDKTIPGGAMGVIRSGVPGMVLYGGTIAPGEWRGRKLTIVEVFEAVGQRAAGKISDEELGEIERRAIPGPGACGGQYTANTMAMALEALGLSPLGYNAIPAVHPEKAKATREAGRILAEAIARDWKPRDFLTRKSFLNAVAAVAATGGSTNAVLHLLALAKEAGVELSLDDFDRVSRKTPVIADLRPWGTYTAWELYEAGGTALVFQRLLEAGLLFGEEKTLTGRTLAEEVERAYREAEGQRVVFPVEKALKPQGGLVVLKGNLAPKGAVLKLAGTERTFFEGPARVFDAEEAAMEAVLQGRIRPGDVVVIRYVGPKGAPGMPEMLSVTSAIVGEGLGPEVALLTDGRFSGGTRGLMVGHIAPEAAIGGPIALLEEGDRVRIDVENRLLEVLLPEEELSRRQARWQPRPPGFAKGLFARYAALVGQADEGAVLADPA encoded by the coding sequence ATGAGATCGGATCGCATCAAGGAGGGACTGAAGCAGGCCCCGGCCCGGGCCATGCTCCGGGCGGTAGGCGTGGGGGACGAGGACTTCCGGAAGCCCTTCGTGGGGGTGGTGAACACCTTCACCGACGGGATGCCCTGCAACCTCCACCTAAGGCAGCTGGCCCTGGACCTGAAGGCTGGGCTCAAGGAGGCGGGGCTTTTCCCCTTTGAGTTCGGGGCCCCCGCCATCTCCGACGGCATCAGCATGGGCACCCCGGGCATGCGGGCAAGCCTGGTAAGCCGCGAGGTCATCGCCGACAGCGTGGAGCTCATCGCCCAGGGCTACCTCTACGACGGCATGGTGGCCCTTTCCGCCTGCGACAAGACCATCCCCGGAGGGGCCATGGGGGTCATCCGCAGCGGGGTGCCGGGGATGGTCCTCTACGGGGGCACCATCGCCCCCGGGGAGTGGCGGGGACGGAAGCTCACCATCGTGGAGGTCTTTGAGGCCGTAGGGCAGCGGGCCGCGGGGAAGATCTCCGACGAGGAGCTTGGGGAGATTGAGCGGCGGGCCATCCCCGGGCCCGGGGCCTGCGGCGGCCAGTACACGGCCAACACCATGGCCATGGCCCTCGAGGCCCTAGGCCTCTCCCCCCTGGGCTACAACGCCATCCCCGCCGTCCACCCGGAAAAGGCCAAGGCCACCCGGGAGGCGGGGCGGATCCTGGCCGAGGCCATCGCCAGGGACTGGAAGCCCCGGGACTTCCTCACCCGAAAAAGCTTCCTCAACGCCGTGGCCGCCGTGGCCGCCACGGGAGGGAGCACCAACGCCGTCCTCCACCTCCTGGCCTTGGCCAAGGAGGCGGGGGTGGAGCTTTCCCTGGACGACTTTGACCGGGTTTCCCGCAAGACCCCGGTGATCGCCGACCTGCGCCCCTGGGGCACCTACACCGCCTGGGAGCTCTATGAGGCCGGGGGAACGGCCCTGGTCTTCCAGCGCCTTCTGGAAGCCGGCCTCCTCTTCGGGGAGGAGAAGACCCTCACCGGGCGCACCCTGGCCGAGGAGGTGGAGCGGGCCTACCGGGAGGCCGAGGGGCAGCGGGTGGTCTTCCCGGTGGAGAAGGCCCTCAAGCCCCAAGGGGGGCTGGTGGTCCTCAAGGGGAACCTGGCCCCCAAGGGAGCGGTCCTGAAGCTGGCCGGCACGGAACGCACCTTCTTTGAGGGGCCGGCCCGGGTCTTTGACGCCGAGGAAGCGGCCATGGAGGCGGTGCTCCAGGGCCGGATCCGGCCCGGGGACGTGGTGGTCATCCGCTACGTGGGCCCCAAGGGCGCCCCGGGGATGCCCGAGATGCTCTCCGTCACCAGCGCCATCGTGGGCGAGGGCCTGGGCCCCGAGGTGGCCCTCCTCACCGACGGGCGCTTCTCCGGGGGTACCCGGGGCCTGATGGTGGGGCACATCGCCCCCGAAGCGGCCATCGGCGGGCCCATCGCCCTCCTGGAAGAGGGAGACCGGGTGCGCATTGACGTGGAAAACCGCCTCCTGGAGGTCCTCCTCCCCGAGGAGGAGCTCTCCCGCCGCCAGGCCCGCTGGCAACCCCGGCCCCCCGGCTTCGCCAAGGGGCTTTTCGCCCGCTACGCCGCCCTGGTGGGCCAGGCCGATGAGGGGGCCGTCCTGGCCGACCCCGCCTAG
- the rodA gene encoding rod shape-determining protein RodA produces the protein MFRRRVNLLAYDWGLILLTLALAALGLVNLHSAAPDPSLLPRQAVALGLGLLLAVGVQFLSRRAVFAWAYPLYALSLLLLVAVLLFGREINGAKAWFVLGPLQFQPLEVAKLGLVLALARLLQGRAVRRVGDYLLPGLLTLPVAALLLLQPDLGGTLVVLFGAFTVLFVRGLPAKHLGVGVLALVLLVPTVVWPNLKPYQRERVLIVLDPYRDPLGQGFQVIQSTIAIGSGGLLGKGYGQGTQTQLGFVPFRHTDFAFAVWAEEWGFVGAVALIGLYALLLVRLFSLALECPQPSDRLFLAGVGGMLGFQILVNLGVALGVMPVTGLTLPLFSYGGSSLMATLLSLGLVLLVHRDRAEP, from the coding sequence ATGTTCCGGCGCCGGGTCAACCTCCTGGCCTACGACTGGGGCCTCATCCTCCTGACCCTGGCCCTCGCCGCCTTGGGCCTCGTCAACCTGCACAGCGCGGCCCCAGACCCAAGCCTCCTCCCCCGGCAGGCCGTGGCCCTAGGGCTCGGCCTCCTCCTGGCCGTGGGGGTACAGTTCCTTTCCCGCCGGGCGGTCTTCGCCTGGGCCTACCCCCTTTACGCCCTCTCCCTCCTCCTCCTGGTGGCGGTGCTCCTCTTTGGACGGGAGATCAACGGGGCCAAGGCCTGGTTCGTCCTGGGCCCCTTGCAGTTCCAGCCCCTGGAGGTGGCCAAGCTGGGCCTGGTCTTGGCCCTGGCCCGCCTTTTGCAGGGCCGGGCCGTGCGCCGGGTGGGAGACTACCTCCTTCCCGGCCTCCTTACCCTGCCCGTGGCCGCCCTCCTCCTCCTCCAGCCCGACCTGGGGGGCACCCTGGTGGTCCTCTTCGGGGCCTTCACCGTCCTCTTCGTCCGGGGCCTTCCCGCCAAGCACCTTGGGGTCGGGGTCCTGGCCCTGGTCCTCCTGGTGCCCACCGTGGTCTGGCCCAACCTCAAGCCCTACCAGCGGGAGCGGGTCCTGATCGTGCTGGACCCCTACCGGGACCCCCTGGGCCAGGGGTTTCAGGTGATCCAGTCCACCATCGCCATCGGCTCGGGGGGGCTCTTGGGCAAGGGGTACGGCCAGGGTACCCAGACCCAGCTGGGCTTTGTGCCCTTCCGCCATACGGATTTCGCCTTTGCCGTCTGGGCCGAGGAATGGGGTTTTGTGGGGGCGGTGGCCCTGATTGGGCTTTACGCCCTCCTCCTGGTGCGCCTCTTCTCCTTGGCCTTGGAGTGCCCGCAGCCTTCGGACCGCCTTTTCCTGGCGGGGGTAGGAGGGATGCTGGGTTTCCAGATCCTGGTCAACCTGGGGGTGGCCTTGGGGGTGATGCCGGTGACCGGCCTTACCCTGCCCCTCTTTTCCTATGGGGGGTCTAGCCTCATGGCCACCCTCCTTTCCCTGGGTCTGGTCTTGCTGGTCCACCGGGACCGGGCGGAGCCTTAG
- a CDS encoding ABC transporter permease, translating into MNEAATPFQRLFRILVTVGPGGLWLFLFVLLPTLLVLLASFLTRGPYGELGGPLGVHNYARALEPVYLEAFAQSLLIGVLATLLSALLGYPLAFYIARHPRRNLLLFLLLLPFLTNFLIRVYAWLVLLQREGLLNAFLGAFGLGPYAFYPSFLAVLLATVYTFLPFFVLPVYASVERLDWQLLEAAYDLGARPFRAFLHAVLPQTYPGVFAGSVLVFIPAMGTFVVADLLGAGRVVLVGNLIQQQFGLTRDWAFGAALSVFLMAFVLLALYLYARIQGERGLEELV; encoded by the coding sequence ATGAATGAGGCGGCCACCCCCTTCCAGCGCCTCTTCCGCATCCTGGTGACCGTGGGCCCCGGGGGGCTTTGGCTTTTCCTCTTCGTCCTCCTGCCCACCCTTCTGGTCCTCCTGGCCTCCTTCCTCACCCGGGGGCCTTACGGGGAGCTGGGGGGGCCCTTGGGGGTACACAACTACGCCCGGGCCCTGGAGCCCGTCTACCTCGAGGCCTTCGCCCAAAGCCTCCTCATCGGGGTCCTGGCCACCCTCCTTTCCGCCCTTCTGGGCTACCCCTTGGCCTTTTACATCGCCCGCCACCCCCGGCGGAACCTCCTTCTCTTCCTCCTCCTCCTCCCCTTCCTCACCAACTTCCTCATCCGGGTCTACGCCTGGCTGGTCCTCCTGCAGCGGGAGGGGCTTCTCAACGCCTTTCTGGGGGCTTTTGGCCTTGGGCCTTACGCCTTCTACCCCTCCTTCCTCGCCGTCCTCCTGGCCACGGTCTACACCTTCTTGCCCTTTTTCGTCCTCCCGGTCTACGCCAGCGTGGAGCGCCTGGACTGGCAGCTTTTGGAGGCGGCCTACGACCTGGGGGCCAGGCCCTTTAGGGCCTTCCTCCACGCCGTCCTCCCCCAGACCTACCCGGGGGTTTTCGCCGGGAGCGTGTTGGTCTTCATCCCCGCCATGGGCACCTTCGTGGTGGCGGACCTCCTGGGGGCGGGGCGGGTGGTCCTCGTCGGCAACCTCATCCAGCAGCAGTTTGGCCTCACCCGGGACTGGGCCTTTGGGGCGGCCCTGAGCGTCTTCCTCATGGCCTTTGTCCTCCTGGCCCTTTACCTTTACGCCCGGATCCAGGGGGAAAGGGGGCTGGAGGAGCTGGTATGA
- the minD gene encoding septum site-determining protein MinD — protein sequence MKARAIVITSGKGGVGKTTTTANLGAALAKLGEKVAVVDVDVGLRNLDVVMGLEGRVVFDLIDVLEGRAKPRQALIRDKRVENLYLLPASQTKDKEALDPARFRDLIAFLLAEEGFDRILIDSPAGIEKGFQTAATPAEGALVVVNPEVSSVRDADRIIGLLEAREIRENYLLINRLRPKMVARGDMLSVEDVVEILGLKPIGIIPEDEGVIVSTNQGEPLVLKGTGPAAQAFMDTARRLRGEEVPFRQLEEAQGFLSVIRRLFGGG from the coding sequence GTGAAGGCGAGAGCCATTGTGATCACGTCGGGTAAGGGGGGGGTGGGGAAGACCACCACCACCGCCAACCTGGGGGCGGCCCTGGCCAAGCTGGGGGAGAAGGTGGCGGTGGTGGACGTGGACGTGGGCCTGCGGAACCTGGACGTGGTCATGGGCCTTGAGGGGCGGGTGGTCTTTGACCTCATCGACGTCCTGGAGGGGCGGGCCAAGCCCCGGCAGGCCCTCATCCGGGACAAGCGGGTGGAAAACCTCTACCTCCTCCCCGCTTCCCAGACCAAGGACAAGGAGGCCCTGGACCCTGCCAGGTTCCGCGACCTCATCGCCTTCCTCCTGGCCGAGGAGGGCTTTGACCGCATCCTCATCGACTCTCCCGCGGGGATTGAGAAGGGTTTCCAGACCGCCGCCACCCCCGCGGAAGGGGCCTTGGTGGTGGTGAACCCCGAGGTGAGCAGCGTGCGGGACGCCGACCGCATCATCGGCCTCCTCGAGGCCCGGGAGATCCGGGAGAACTACCTCCTCATCAACCGCCTCCGCCCCAAGATGGTGGCCCGGGGGGACATGCTCTCCGTGGAGGACGTGGTGGAGATCCTGGGCCTCAAGCCCATCGGCATCATCCCCGAGGACGAGGGGGTCATCGTGTCCACCAACCAGGGGGAGCCCCTGGTCCTAAAGGGGACGGGCCCAGCTGCCCAGGCCTTCATGGACACCGCCCGGCGCCTAAGGGGAGAGGAGGTGCCCTTCCGCCAGCTGGAAGAGGCCCAGGGCTTCCTGAGCGTCATCCGCAGGCTCTTCGGAGGGGGCTGA
- a CDS encoding spermidine/putrescine ABC transporter substrate-binding protein: MRRAGILLLLLALVGLGLFLLRPKPAPGAGTLYFLNWADYIPEELLQKFSQETGAKVVLDTFESPEAMLAKLKAGADQEFSLVVAPDYYVLQMAREGLLAPLEKSRLKNLANLDPFFQNPPYDPGLGYSVPYLWGTTGLAYREDLVQGPVDSYAVLFDPARQVGPFLLLDEMRETIGAALKYLGFSVNTTDPQALEKAKGLLLEAKGRSVGFAGGIEGLNRILAGDAAVALAYSGDVLQARQEDARLRYALPKEGATLWTDALVVLKRGPAQDLAYRFIDFLLEPENAATLSRYTRYATPVARALPLLPEEMRTDPTIFPPEAVRGKLEYLKDLGPEIALFDRVWTEVKAR; this comes from the coding sequence ATGAGGCGTGCGGGCATCCTGCTCCTTCTCCTGGCCCTGGTGGGCCTGGGCCTTTTCCTGCTCCGCCCCAAGCCGGCCCCTGGGGCGGGCACCCTGTACTTCCTGAACTGGGCGGACTACATCCCCGAAGAGCTCCTGCAGAAGTTCAGCCAGGAAACGGGGGCCAAGGTGGTCCTGGATACCTTTGAGTCCCCCGAGGCCATGCTGGCCAAGCTGAAGGCGGGGGCCGACCAGGAGTTCTCCCTGGTGGTGGCCCCGGACTACTACGTGCTCCAGATGGCCCGGGAAGGCCTCCTGGCCCCCCTGGAGAAGTCCAGGCTGAAGAACCTGGCCAACCTGGACCCCTTCTTCCAGAACCCGCCCTATGACCCTGGCCTCGGCTACTCCGTCCCCTACCTTTGGGGCACCACCGGCCTTGCCTACCGGGAGGACCTGGTGCAGGGGCCGGTGGACTCCTACGCCGTCCTCTTTGACCCCGCCCGCCAGGTGGGGCCCTTCCTCCTCCTGGACGAGATGCGGGAGACCATCGGAGCGGCCTTGAAGTACCTGGGCTTCTCGGTGAACACCACCGACCCCCAGGCCTTGGAAAAGGCCAAAGGCCTCCTCCTCGAGGCCAAGGGCCGCTCGGTGGGCTTCGCCGGGGGGATTGAAGGCCTGAACCGCATCCTGGCTGGGGATGCGGCCGTGGCCTTGGCCTACTCGGGGGATGTCCTCCAGGCCCGGCAGGAGGATGCCCGCCTGCGCTACGCCCTCCCCAAGGAAGGGGCTACCCTGTGGACGGATGCCCTGGTGGTCCTGAAGCGGGGCCCGGCCCAGGACCTGGCCTACCGCTTCATAGACTTCCTCCTGGAGCCGGAAAACGCCGCTACCCTTTCCCGCTACACCCGCTACGCCACCCCCGTGGCCCGGGCCCTCCCCCTCCTCCCCGAGGAGATGCGCACCGACCCCACCATCTTCCCCCCGGAGGCGGTGCGGGGGAAGCTGGAGTACCTGAAGGACCTGGGGCCGGAGATCGCCCTCTTTGACCGGGTCTGGACCGAGGTGAAGGCTCGCTAA
- a CDS encoding ABC transporter permease — protein sequence MRRWLSLHALLVYLFLYLPLLVIVALSFNESRRGVRFTGFTLDWYRALFQDPRVLEYFLNTLVVALGSTLVSTLLGTLLALGLVRYRFPGKGVLRYLLYIPVVVPDVVMGVSLLLLFAFSRELFGFPKLSLLTVILGHITFQVAFVTLVVRSRLLLLDPGLEEAARDLGARGFQTFWYVTLPLAWPGVAAGALLALTLSLDDFVVTFFTAGPGATTLPLYIYSSVKLGVSPKVHALSTLIVGLSAFFLALGYALTRRRV from the coding sequence ATGAGGCGGTGGCTTTCCCTGCACGCCCTTCTGGTCTACCTCTTCCTCTACCTCCCCCTTTTGGTCATCGTGGCCCTCTCCTTCAACGAGAGCCGCCGGGGGGTGCGGTTCACCGGCTTTACCCTGGACTGGTACCGGGCCCTCTTCCAGGACCCCAGGGTCTTGGAGTACTTCCTCAATACCCTGGTGGTGGCCCTGGGCTCTACCCTGGTCTCCACCCTCCTCGGCACCCTCCTGGCCCTGGGCCTGGTGCGCTACCGCTTTCCCGGAAAAGGGGTGTTGCGCTACCTCCTCTACATCCCCGTGGTGGTGCCCGACGTGGTCATGGGGGTTTCCCTCTTGCTCCTTTTCGCCTTTAGCCGGGAGCTTTTCGGCTTTCCCAAGCTCTCCCTCCTTACGGTGATCCTGGGGCACATCACCTTCCAGGTGGCCTTTGTGACCCTGGTGGTGCGCTCCAGGCTCCTCCTCCTGGACCCTGGCCTCGAGGAAGCCGCCCGCGACCTGGGAGCCCGGGGCTTCCAGACCTTCTGGTACGTGACCCTGCCCCTGGCCTGGCCGGGGGTGGCCGCGGGGGCCCTTCTGGCCCTCACCCTCTCCCTGGACGACTTCGTGGTCACCTTTTTCACCGCCGGGCCCGGGGCCACCACCCTACCCCTTTACATCTATTCCAGCGTGAAGCTGGGGGTAAGCCCCAAGGTCCATGCCCTCTCCACCCTCATCGTGGGCCTCAGCGCCTTTTTCCTGGCCTTGGGGTATGCTCTAACCCGGAGGCGGGTATGA
- the minE gene encoding cell division topological specificity factor MinE, translating into MWWRKRSKETAKERLKLVLAYDRARLSPGLVESLKRDLLEVLRRYFPAQEEGLSVALEERGEKMVLVADIPLK; encoded by the coding sequence ATGTGGTGGCGTAAGCGGAGCAAGGAGACCGCCAAGGAAAGGCTCAAGCTGGTCCTGGCCTACGACCGGGCCCGGCTTTCCCCAGGCCTGGTGGAGAGCCTGAAGCGGGACCTTCTGGAGGTTCTCCGCCGCTACTTCCCCGCCCAGGAGGAGGGGCTTTCCGTGGCCCTGGAGGAGCGGGGGGAGAAGATGGTCCTGGTGGCGGACATCCCCCTCAAGTAG
- a CDS encoding cytochrome c, translated as MKRLFLPFLTLAWGSFPAWGQGVEALWARACAQCHGEKALGVRPYPGLQGAAPLFATPEGRRYLVLATLYGKKGEAGLMPGFAQLKDEELAALLNHLKALLGAKGEAFTPEEVRRGRGLNLTPDQVKRP; from the coding sequence ATGAAACGCCTCTTCCTGCCCTTCCTGACCCTGGCCTGGGGCTCCTTCCCCGCCTGGGGCCAGGGGGTGGAGGCCCTTTGGGCCCGCGCCTGCGCCCAGTGCCACGGGGAGAAGGCCCTGGGGGTGCGCCCTTACCCCGGCCTGCAGGGCGCGGCCCCCCTCTTCGCCACCCCGGAGGGGCGGCGCTACCTGGTCCTGGCCACCCTTTACGGCAAAAAGGGGGAGGCCGGGCTCATGCCCGGCTTCGCCCAGCTGAAGGATGAGGAGCTCGCCGCCCTGCTCAACCACCTCAAGGCCCTCCTCGGGGCCAAGGGGGAGGCCTTCACCCCCGAGGAGGTGCGCCGGGGGCGGGGCCTGAACCTCACCCCCGACCAGGTCAAGCGCCCCTAG
- a CDS encoding Uma2 family endonuclease: protein MTRHRISLEEFHRMVEAGVFPEDLRLELVEGELLEMSPIGKRHAAKVARLTALFAPLVPEKAILFVQSPLAVGGSELYPDLALLRPREDFYEAELPRARDALLVVEVADTPLDHDLGVKLPLYARAGVAEVWVVDLGGQRVLVHREPQGEGYGQVAVLGPGEALEALGQKAAVEALL, encoded by the coding sequence GTGACCCGGCACCGGATCTCCCTGGAGGAGTTCCACCGCATGGTGGAGGCCGGGGTCTTCCCCGAGGACCTGAGGCTGGAGCTGGTGGAAGGAGAACTCTTGGAGATGAGCCCCATCGGCAAGCGCCATGCGGCCAAGGTGGCCCGGCTCACCGCCCTCTTTGCCCCCTTGGTGCCGGAAAAGGCCATCCTCTTTGTGCAAAGCCCCTTGGCGGTGGGGGGGTCGGAACTCTACCCGGATCTGGCCCTCCTCAGGCCCCGGGAGGACTTTTACGAGGCCGAGCTACCCCGGGCCCGGGATGCCCTCCTGGTGGTGGAGGTGGCGGACACCCCCTTGGACCACGACCTGGGGGTGAAGCTCCCCCTCTACGCCCGGGCCGGGGTGGCGGAGGTCTGGGTGGTGGACCTAGGGGGGCAGAGGGTCCTGGTCCACCGGGAGCCCCAAGGGGAAGGTTACGGGCAGGTGGCGGTCCTGGGCCCCGGGGAGGCCCTCGAGGCCCTGGGGCAGAAGGCGGCGGTGGAGGCCTTGCTATGA
- a CDS encoding ABC transporter ATP-binding protein, with protein MARDVLVRLSGVRKRFGNVAALDGVDLEVHRGEFFSLLGPSGCGKTTLLRLLAGFDTPDAGRIEIAGRDMAGVPPYARPVNTVFQNYALFPHMTVEGNVAFGLRMQGLPPAEVRRKVAWALELVDLLGLERRYPRELSGGQKQRVALARALVLEPEVLLLDEPLSALDARLRQELRVELMQLQRRLGKTFIFVTHDQEEALVMSDRIAVMRAGRIEQLGLPDEVYERPRNRFVAEFLGRSNFLPARPHPMGAETPLGPLRLREPLRAEGHLVIRPEKIRLYPAGNGAPARENLVRARVEEIVYTGAENQYYLRAGEVRLLAYTLNQDLQEPGAEEFAYGEEVFCYLPPENLVVVHE; from the coding sequence GTGGCCAGGGACGTGCTGGTGCGGCTTTCCGGGGTGCGCAAGCGCTTTGGCAACGTGGCGGCCCTGGACGGGGTGGACCTCGAGGTCCACCGGGGGGAGTTCTTCAGCCTCCTGGGCCCCTCGGGGTGCGGCAAGACCACCCTGCTTAGGCTCCTGGCGGGGTTTGACACCCCGGATGCGGGGCGCATTGAGATCGCGGGCCGGGACATGGCCGGGGTACCCCCCTACGCCCGCCCAGTCAACACCGTCTTCCAGAACTACGCCCTTTTCCCCCACATGACCGTGGAGGGGAACGTGGCCTTCGGCCTGCGCATGCAGGGCCTGCCCCCGGCTGAGGTGCGCAGGAAGGTGGCCTGGGCCCTGGAGCTCGTGGACCTTTTGGGCCTGGAAAGGCGCTATCCCCGGGAGCTTTCCGGCGGGCAGAAGCAGCGGGTGGCCCTGGCCCGGGCCTTGGTCCTGGAGCCGGAGGTCCTCCTCCTGGACGAGCCCCTTTCCGCCCTGGACGCCAGGCTGCGCCAGGAGCTTCGGGTGGAGCTCATGCAGCTCCAGAGGCGGTTGGGTAAGACCTTCATCTTCGTCACCCACGACCAGGAGGAGGCCCTGGTGATGTCGGACCGCATCGCGGTCATGCGGGCGGGGCGGATTGAGCAGCTGGGCCTGCCCGACGAGGTTTACGAGCGGCCCAGAAACCGCTTTGTGGCCGAGTTCCTGGGCCGCTCCAACTTCCTCCCCGCCCGCCCCCACCCCATGGGGGCGGAGACCCCCTTGGGGCCTTTGCGCCTGCGGGAGCCCTTGCGGGCGGAGGGGCACCTGGTCATCCGTCCGGAGAAGATCCGCCTCTACCCTGCGGGCAACGGGGCCCCTGCGCGGGAGAACCTGGTGCGGGCCCGGGTGGAGGAGATCGTCTACACCGGGGCGGAGAACCAGTACTACCTGCGGGCGGGAGAGGTGCGGCTTCTGGCCTACACCCTGAACCAGGACCTGCAAGAGCCGGGAGCCGAGGAGTTTGCCTACGGGGAGGAGGTCTTCTGCTACCTTCCCCCGGAGAACCTGGTGGTGGTCCATGAATGA